A region from the Dehalococcoides mccartyi CG5 genome encodes:
- the ilvB gene encoding biosynthetic-type acetolactate synthase large subunit codes for MKLTGAQIVCESLLKEGAGIIFGYPGGVLLPLYDTFTQYPALRHILTRHEQGAAHAADGFARVTGKVGVCLATSGPGATNLITGIANAYMDSIPMVAITGQVTRNLIGKDAFQEIDITGITLPITKQNYLVTKASSLADTIKEAFYLARTGRPGPVLIDIPKDVFIEQAEFEYPDEPDLPGYKPVIKGNLMQIQKAARLIETAEKPVIIAGHGVNISGANEELKTLAENCQLPVITTLLGVSSFPEDHVLSYGMLGMHGMAYANMAVAATDLIIAIGMRFDDRVTGKLSSFAPHASVIHIDIDPAEIGKNVRVDVPIVGDVKNVLKSLNKQVECVQHPDWLRQLENWRREHPPLSIRHTDLILPQYIVQQISEATRGNAIVVTGVGQHQMWAAQHYTYIRPNSLVTSGGLGTMGFDLPAALGAKVGCPDETVWCIAGDGGFQMNMQELGTVVQEKAAVKIAVFNNGYLGMVRQWQDLFYNKNYVATPLGCPDFIKIAEAYGIPALNVKRKEDVRPAIEQAMSTEGPFLLNFVIEPEENVYPMVPPGAALHEVLEEPKKEVSACPRRSIP; via the coding sequence ATGAAATTGACTGGCGCCCAGATAGTATGCGAAAGTCTGCTCAAAGAAGGAGCAGGCATAATCTTCGGGTATCCGGGTGGAGTACTCTTGCCCTTGTACGATACTTTTACCCAGTACCCTGCCCTCAGGCATATATTGACCCGGCATGAACAGGGTGCCGCCCATGCCGCTGACGGTTTTGCCAGAGTTACCGGCAAGGTAGGTGTTTGTCTGGCAACGTCTGGGCCGGGTGCGACCAACCTGATTACCGGCATTGCCAATGCCTATATGGATTCAATTCCTATGGTAGCCATTACCGGTCAGGTTACACGTAACCTTATCGGCAAAGATGCTTTTCAGGAGATTGATATCACCGGTATCACTTTGCCCATTACCAAGCAGAATTATCTGGTAACCAAGGCAAGTTCACTGGCAGATACTATAAAGGAAGCCTTTTATTTAGCCCGAACCGGACGCCCCGGCCCGGTGCTGATAGATATACCCAAAGATGTATTCATTGAACAGGCAGAGTTTGAATACCCCGATGAACCGGATTTGCCCGGTTACAAGCCCGTCATAAAGGGCAACCTGATGCAAATACAAAAGGCTGCCAGACTTATAGAAACAGCTGAAAAGCCGGTAATTATTGCCGGTCACGGAGTAAATATTTCAGGCGCCAACGAAGAACTGAAGACTCTGGCTGAAAACTGTCAGTTACCAGTTATTACCACTCTGCTGGGTGTCAGCAGTTTCCCCGAGGACCATGTCTTGAGTTATGGCATGCTGGGTATGCATGGTATGGCTTATGCCAATATGGCTGTAGCCGCCACTGACCTGATAATAGCCATAGGCATGCGTTTTGATGACCGGGTTACCGGCAAATTGAGCTCCTTTGCTCCCCATGCCAGTGTTATTCATATAGATATAGACCCTGCCGAAATAGGCAAAAATGTACGGGTTGATGTACCCATCGTGGGTGATGTCAAAAATGTACTGAAATCACTCAACAAACAAGTGGAATGTGTTCAGCACCCTGACTGGCTGAGGCAACTGGAAAACTGGCGAAGGGAACACCCTCCGCTTTCTATACGGCATACTGACCTTATTCTGCCTCAGTATATAGTTCAGCAGATAAGTGAAGCTACCCGCGGGAACGCTATTGTGGTTACCGGTGTGGGACAGCACCAGATGTGGGCCGCCCAGCATTATACCTATATCCGCCCCAACTCACTGGTAACTTCCGGCGGTTTGGGTACTATGGGGTTTGACCTGCCTGCCGCTTTGGGTGCCAAGGTTGGTTGCCCTGACGAAACTGTCTGGTGTATTGCCGGTGACGGCGGTTTCCAGATGAATATGCAGGAATTGGGAACAGTGGTACAAGAGAAAGCGGCCGTTAAAATAGCTGTTTTCAATAACGGCTATCTGGGCATGGTTCGCCAGTGGCAGGACTTGTTCTATAACAAAAATTATGTGGCCACTCCTTTAGGATGCCCTGACTTTATAAAAATAGCAGAAGCATACGGCATTCCGGCTTTAAATGTTAAACGCAAGGAAGACGTCCGCCCGGCTATTGAACAGGCTATGTCCACCGAAGGACCATTCCTTTTGAACTTTGTGATTGAACCCGAAGAAAACGTATATCCCATGGTTCCTCCCGGCGCCGCTCTCCACGAAGTACTGGAAGAACCTAAGAAAGAGGTGAGTGCATGTCCCCGACGAAGCATACCATAG
- the leuD gene encoding 3-isopropylmalate dehydratase small subunit: protein MLKGFVHKYGENVDTDAIIPARYLNVSEPKALAEHCMEDIDLDFVTKVKPGDFIVATTNFGCGSSREHAPISIKASGVSAVIAASFARIFFRNAINIGLPLLESAEAAEKINSGDELEIDLETGIIKDLTTGEKFSAKPYPEFMSRLIKAGGLIEYTREKLCGRGV from the coding sequence ATGTTAAAAGGATTTGTGCATAAATACGGTGAAAATGTGGATACAGATGCCATTATCCCGGCACGTTATTTAAACGTATCCGAGCCCAAGGCACTGGCCGAACACTGTATGGAAGATATAGACCTGGACTTTGTAACAAAAGTTAAACCGGGTGACTTTATCGTAGCCACTACCAATTTCGGTTGCGGCTCGTCCCGTGAGCATGCGCCTATTTCCATAAAAGCTTCCGGTGTTTCGGCAGTAATAGCCGCCAGTTTCGCCCGCATATTTTTCCGCAATGCTATAAATATCGGCTTGCCATTGCTTGAAAGTGCCGAAGCTGCCGAAAAAATAAACAGCGGTGACGAACTGGAAATAGATTTGGAAACCGGTATTATCAAAGACCTGACTACCGGCGAAAAATTTTCTGCCAAACCGTATCCCGAATTTATGTCCCGCCTGATAAAAGCCGGCGGTCTTATAGAATATACCCGTGAAAAACTTTGCGGAAGAGGTGTTTAG
- a CDS encoding MgtC/SapB family protein: MPIEVEMLFRILLAMVLGGIVGYEREHSGKAAGLRTNTLICVGSCLITLVSIYGFSETDISRIAAGIVTGVGFLGAGAILRQSEGHVEGLTTAATIWAVAGIGLAVGAGMYFLSAVGTGVILLILLIDRVKFR; encoded by the coding sequence ATGCCGATAGAAGTGGAAATGCTCTTTCGCATTCTGCTTGCCATGGTACTGGGCGGGATTGTCGGTTATGAACGGGAACATTCAGGCAAGGCCGCCGGGCTGCGTACTAATACCCTTATTTGTGTAGGTTCCTGCCTGATAACACTGGTATCTATTTACGGTTTTTCGGAAACGGATATCAGCCGGATAGCAGCCGGAATAGTTACCGGCGTGGGCTTTCTGGGAGCGGGTGCTATACTCCGCCAGTCAGAGGGACACGTTGAGGGCTTAACCACTGCCGCTACTATTTGGGCAGTAGCCGGTATAGGTCTGGCTGTCGGTGCAGGTATGTATTTTTTATCGGCTGTCGGTACCGGTGTTATATTACTGATATTACTTATTGACCGGGTAAAATTCCGTTAG
- the ilvC gene encoding ketol-acid reductoisomerase yields MAVIYYDKDCDLSLIEKKLIGIVGYGAQGHAHAQNLRDSGLKVIVACVEGGRGWKKATADGFEVMCVAEMAKKADIIMMLAPDTSQAKIYKDSIEQGLKPGKMLMFAHGFNIHYGQIVPPSFVDVTMIAPKCPGYMLRQVFTEGAGAPSLIAVEQDASGKAKELALAYAKGIGSNRAGILETTFAEETETDLFGEQAVLCGGTTSLVKAGFETLVEAGYQPEVAYFECLHELKLIVDLMYQGGIAYMRDSISDTAKYGDFTRGPRVINEDTYETMGEILGEIQDGSFAKEWILENQAGRPVYNSLRRMESEHLIEEVGAELRSMMSWLKKKR; encoded by the coding sequence ATGGCTGTCATATATTACGATAAGGACTGTGATCTGAGCCTTATTGAAAAGAAACTTATTGGTATTGTCGGTTATGGTGCCCAGGGTCATGCCCATGCCCAGAACCTGCGTGATTCAGGCCTGAAAGTTATTGTAGCTTGTGTTGAAGGCGGACGCGGCTGGAAGAAAGCCACCGCTGACGGTTTTGAAGTAATGTGTGTAGCCGAAATGGCCAAAAAAGCTGACATCATCATGATGCTGGCTCCTGATACCTCACAGGCCAAGATTTATAAAGATTCAATTGAACAGGGGCTGAAGCCCGGTAAAATGCTGATGTTTGCCCACGGCTTCAATATACATTACGGGCAGATAGTACCCCCCTCATTTGTAGATGTGACCATGATAGCCCCCAAATGCCCCGGCTATATGCTCAGGCAGGTTTTCACCGAGGGTGCAGGCGCTCCTTCGCTGATTGCTGTTGAACAGGATGCCAGCGGCAAGGCCAAGGAACTGGCTCTGGCTTATGCCAAGGGTATCGGTTCCAACCGTGCCGGCATACTGGAAACTACTTTTGCCGAAGAAACCGAAACCGACCTCTTTGGTGAGCAGGCTGTTTTATGCGGCGGCACTACCTCACTGGTCAAAGCAGGTTTTGAAACACTGGTTGAGGCCGGATATCAGCCCGAAGTGGCTTACTTCGAATGTCTGCATGAGTTAAAGCTGATTGTAGATTTGATGTACCAGGGCGGTATTGCCTATATGCGTGATTCCATTTCTGACACCGCCAAATACGGTGACTTCACCCGCGGTCCCAGAGTTATCAACGAGGATACCTATGAAACTATGGGCGAGATACTGGGTGAAATTCAGGATGGCAGCTTTGCCAAGGAATGGATACTGGAAAATCAGGCCGGACGTCCCGTTTACAATTCACTCCGCCGCATGGAGTCTGAGCACCTTATTGAAGAAGTGGGTGCCGAACTGCGCTCTATGATGAGCTGGCTGAAAAAGAAAAGGTAA
- the cimA gene encoding citramalate synthase: MQVKLYDTTLRDGSQREGISFTVADKLKIAQKLDDLGIHYIEGGWPGSNPKDSEFFTQAKSLKLKNAKMVAFGSTRRPKVKADADTTLKQLIDSGTEYVTLVGKSSARQVTQVLETTLEENLAMITESIEYLRSKCIKVFLDAEHFFDGYKDNPEYSIQVLQAAEKAGAEGVVLCDTNGGTLPEEITQAVKTVKEALNICVGIHAHNDTEMAVANSIAALKAGASQVQGTINGFGERCGNANLCSIIPILKLKMDIDCISDNQLKLLTETSHYISELANLVSEPFLPYVGSSAFSHKAGLHVSGLSKWSGSYQHIEPELVGNHQRLLVSELAGRSNIVQRAKAIGINLAPDSKEVKDLLQQVKKMESLGFQYENAEASFDLLVNRTQTGYIAPFELIDFMVVVEKQRRPSAMRNQDEMMAEGIVKVRVDGDIMHTVAEGNGPINALDAALRKGLCQFYPELSAVHLSDYKVRILEQTSGTDALVRVLIESSDGENTWHTVGASPNIIEASWLALSDSFEYWLITKKCKNCKKQ; this comes from the coding sequence GTGCAGGTAAAACTATACGATACTACTTTAAGAGACGGCTCCCAGCGGGAGGGCATTTCCTTCACGGTGGCGGACAAGCTTAAGATTGCCCAAAAACTGGATGATCTGGGCATACATTATATTGAAGGCGGCTGGCCGGGTTCAAACCCAAAGGACAGTGAATTTTTCACTCAGGCAAAATCACTCAAATTGAAAAATGCCAAAATGGTGGCTTTCGGATCTACCCGCCGCCCAAAAGTAAAGGCAGATGCAGATACCACCCTGAAACAACTGATTGATTCAGGTACGGAATATGTGACTTTAGTAGGTAAAAGTTCGGCCAGACAGGTAACACAGGTACTGGAAACCACTCTGGAAGAAAATCTGGCCATGATTACCGAATCTATTGAGTACCTGCGTTCCAAATGCATAAAGGTCTTTCTGGATGCCGAGCATTTCTTTGACGGCTATAAGGATAACCCCGAGTATTCAATACAAGTTTTACAGGCGGCAGAAAAGGCCGGTGCCGAAGGTGTGGTACTGTGCGATACCAATGGAGGTACTCTGCCAGAAGAAATAACCCAAGCCGTCAAAACCGTAAAAGAAGCCCTAAATATTTGCGTGGGTATTCACGCCCACAATGACACCGAAATGGCCGTAGCTAACAGCATAGCCGCTCTCAAGGCTGGTGCCAGTCAGGTTCAGGGCACCATAAACGGATTTGGTGAAAGATGCGGGAATGCCAATTTGTGTTCCATAATACCCATTTTGAAACTGAAGATGGATATAGACTGTATATCTGATAACCAGCTGAAATTGCTTACTGAAACTTCCCATTATATAAGTGAACTGGCCAATCTGGTTTCCGAGCCGTTCTTGCCGTATGTAGGTTCAAGTGCTTTTTCACATAAAGCCGGCCTGCATGTCAGCGGTCTCAGCAAATGGTCAGGCAGTTACCAGCATATAGAACCGGAACTGGTGGGTAACCATCAACGCCTGCTGGTATCTGAACTGGCAGGTAGATCAAACATTGTACAAAGGGCAAAAGCTATCGGCATAAATCTGGCTCCAGATTCCAAAGAAGTAAAAGACTTGCTTCAGCAGGTTAAAAAAATGGAGAGCTTGGGTTTTCAGTACGAAAACGCAGAAGCTTCTTTTGATTTACTGGTAAACCGCACCCAAACGGGATATATTGCCCCGTTTGAGCTTATAGACTTCATGGTGGTAGTGGAAAAGCAGCGACGCCCTTCAGCTATGCGCAATCAGGACGAAATGATGGCCGAAGGTATTGTGAAAGTAAGAGTAGACGGCGATATTATGCACACGGTAGCCGAAGGCAACGGCCCCATAAATGCACTTGATGCCGCTTTGCGTAAAGGTCTTTGCCAGTTTTACCCTGAACTCTCGGCAGTCCATCTATCAGATTACAAGGTGCGCATACTGGAGCAGACCAGCGGTACAGATGCGCTGGTAAGGGTGCTTATTGAATCCAGTGACGGTGAAAATACCTGGCACACAGTAGGTGCCAGCCCCAACATTATTGAAGCCAGCTGGCTGGCTCTTTCAGATAGTTTTGAGTACTGGCTGATAACCAAAAAGTGTAAAAACTGTAAAAAACAATAA
- the leuB gene encoding 3-isopropylmalate dehydrogenase has product MDFKLTVLPGDGIGPEVMDEGLKVLNAVAKKYKHTFKYQYGLIGGCCIDKEGVALSPAALAMCKKSDAVLLAAVGDPRFDDPKLPVHPEDGLLALRKGLGLFANIRPVKVAPSLVNSTPIKAEIVKGTDFIFIRELTGGVYFAKPKKRWTTPAGIRKATDSMTYSENEIERIVRVGFELAKNRKKKLVSVDKANVLLSSRLWRQIVIEVAKDYPEVKVEHVLVDACAMKLILAPTYFDVIVTENLFGDILTDEASMLAGSMGMLPSASLAGIPAKGTKIFGLYEPIHGSAPTIAKQNIANPIATILSIAMMLRYSCGLETEAVEIESAVDKVLAAGYATIDIFKEGNTKLGTAEMGNQITKMIGG; this is encoded by the coding sequence TTGGATTTCAAACTGACAGTTCTGCCTGGTGACGGCATCGGTCCGGAGGTTATGGACGAAGGCTTAAAAGTTTTAAATGCCGTCGCCAAAAAATACAAGCACACTTTTAAATATCAGTACGGACTTATCGGCGGTTGCTGTATAGACAAAGAGGGAGTAGCACTTAGTCCGGCAGCTCTGGCTATGTGCAAAAAATCCGATGCCGTTTTATTGGCGGCAGTGGGTGACCCCCGTTTTGATGACCCTAAACTGCCTGTCCACCCTGAAGACGGCCTGTTGGCACTTAGAAAGGGGCTTGGCCTTTTTGCCAATATCCGTCCGGTCAAGGTTGCCCCTTCACTGGTAAATTCCACCCCCATAAAGGCCGAAATAGTAAAAGGGACTGATTTTATATTTATCAGGGAACTAACCGGTGGCGTATATTTTGCCAAGCCCAAAAAACGCTGGACGACACCTGCCGGTATCCGCAAAGCTACTGACAGCATGACTTACTCTGAAAATGAGATTGAACGGATTGTGCGGGTAGGGTTTGAGCTGGCTAAAAACCGCAAGAAAAAATTGGTTAGCGTAGACAAGGCCAATGTCTTACTGTCTTCCCGCTTGTGGCGCCAGATAGTTATAGAAGTGGCAAAAGATTACCCTGAGGTGAAGGTAGAACATGTACTGGTAGATGCCTGTGCCATGAAACTTATACTTGCACCTACCTATTTTGACGTTATTGTCACCGAAAACTTGTTCGGTGATATTTTGACAGACGAGGCCTCCATGCTGGCAGGTTCTATGGGTATGCTGCCTTCTGCCTCTCTGGCAGGCATACCGGCAAAGGGCACTAAAATTTTTGGTCTCTATGAACCTATCCACGGCAGTGCCCCCACTATTGCCAAACAAAATATTGCCAACCCCATTGCCACCATTTTAAGCATAGCCATGATGCTACGCTACTCTTGTGGACTGGAGACTGAAGCTGTTGAAATTGAATCTGCGGTTGACAAGGTTCTGGCAGCTGGTTATGCTACGATAGATATATTCAAAGAGGGTAATACCAAGCTCGGTACTGCCGAGATGGGTAACCAGATAACTAAAATGATAGGAGGCTAA
- a CDS encoding 2-isopropylmalate synthase, translating into MDRIKIFDTTLRDGEQAAGASLNAQEKLEIARQLEKLGVDIIEAGFPITSPGDFEAVKLIAQEVRTPVICGLARAIPADIDRAWEALKEAAHPRIHVFISSSEIHMVHQIKKSRDEVLELARTMVAKAKGYTDDIEFSPMDASRSDPEFLYKLLEAVIDAGATTLNIPDTVGYAIPSEFGELIKGIRQNVPNIGKAVISVHCHDDLGMGTANSLAAVKNGARQVECTLNGIGERAGNAALEEVVMALRTRSDFFNFETGINTQEIYRTSRLVSALTGFAIQPNKAVVGENAFRHQSGIHQDGVIKMAKTFEIMDPKEVGIQASSLVLGKLSGRHAFKQHLTELGFDLNEEDFDRAFKAFKDLADKKKDVTDRDIEALVAEELRTTVELYHLDRIQVTSGDRGIPTAAVRLTTPNGGAVEDASLGSGPVDAVYKAINRIVNVPNKLTEFSVKSVTAGIDALGEVLIRIESDGVTYTGRGSDTDIIVASAKAYMNALNRLLRVKNAS; encoded by the coding sequence ATGGACAGAATAAAGATTTTTGATACCACCCTCAGAGACGGAGAGCAAGCAGCCGGTGCTTCTTTAAATGCACAGGAAAAGCTGGAGATAGCCCGGCAGCTTGAAAAACTGGGGGTGGATATCATTGAAGCAGGCTTTCCCATCACCTCGCCGGGTGATTTTGAAGCCGTAAAGCTAATAGCCCAAGAAGTACGCACCCCTGTTATCTGTGGTTTGGCTAGAGCCATACCGGCAGATATTGACCGTGCCTGGGAAGCTTTGAAAGAGGCTGCCCATCCCCGGATCCATGTGTTTATTTCTTCATCTGAAATACACATGGTTCACCAGATAAAAAAGAGCCGTGACGAAGTGCTGGAGCTGGCGCGCACTATGGTAGCCAAAGCCAAAGGCTACACTGATGATATAGAGTTTTCGCCCATGGACGCCAGCCGCTCTGACCCGGAGTTTCTGTATAAACTGCTTGAAGCAGTTATAGATGCCGGGGCTACCACCCTGAATATACCTGATACCGTTGGTTATGCTATTCCCAGTGAATTCGGTGAACTTATAAAAGGTATCCGCCAGAACGTGCCCAATATAGGCAAAGCGGTTATAAGCGTGCATTGCCATGATGATTTGGGTATGGGCACAGCCAATTCGCTGGCGGCAGTTAAAAACGGTGCCCGTCAGGTGGAATGCACCTTGAATGGCATAGGTGAACGGGCCGGCAATGCCGCACTTGAAGAAGTAGTGATGGCACTGCGTACCCGAAGCGACTTTTTTAATTTTGAAACAGGTATAAACACACAGGAAATATACCGCACCAGCCGTCTGGTCAGTGCTCTTACCGGTTTCGCCATTCAACCCAACAAGGCAGTTGTGGGTGAAAATGCTTTCCGCCACCAGTCCGGTATTCACCAAGACGGCGTTATTAAAATGGCTAAAACGTTTGAAATTATGGATCCCAAGGAAGTGGGTATTCAGGCATCCAGTTTGGTATTGGGCAAGCTTTCAGGCCGCCATGCTTTCAAACAGCATCTGACTGAACTGGGCTTTGACCTGAACGAAGAAGATTTTGATCGTGCTTTCAAAGCATTTAAAGATTTGGCAGACAAAAAGAAGGACGTAACTGACCGGGATATAGAAGCTCTGGTTGCCGAAGAACTGCGGACTACAGTTGAACTTTATCATCTTGACCGCATACAGGTTACCTCCGGAGACAGGGGCATACCCACCGCCGCAGTGCGTCTGACTACCCCGAATGGGGGAGCTGTTGAAGATGCCTCTTTGGGCAGCGGACCGGTAGATGCCGTTTACAAGGCCATAAACCGGATAGTAAACGTACCTAACAAACTGACTGAGTTTTCGGTTAAGTCTGTTACGGCCGGTATTGATGCACTGGGTGAAGTGCTTATCCGTATTGAAAGTGACGGTGTGACCTATACAGGACGCGGGTCCGATACAGATATAATAGTAGCCAGTGCCAAGGCCTATATGAATGCCTTGAACCGCTTGCTTAGGGTTAAGAACGCATCTTAA
- the ilvN gene encoding acetolactate synthase small subunit, which produces MSPTKHTIVALVEDRPGVLNRMASLFRRRGFNIDSIAVGRSETPGFSRMTIVVDGANTMVEQVRKQLDKVIDVVKVSDITGQDIICRELALIKVKSTPANRSEIMQIVDIFRAKIVDVASDSLTVEVTGDEEKVNSLYNLLRAFGIKEITRTGRIAMTRGGLATATELQSSKELKTKE; this is translated from the coding sequence ATGTCCCCGACGAAGCATACCATAGTAGCTTTAGTTGAAGACAGACCCGGCGTATTAAACCGCATGGCCAGCCTTTTCAGACGGCGTGGTTTCAATATTGACAGTATTGCAGTTGGGCGGAGTGAGACACCGGGTTTTTCCCGCATGACCATTGTGGTTGACGGGGCTAATACCATGGTAGAGCAGGTACGCAAACAGCTTGATAAAGTGATAGATGTGGTAAAGGTATCCGACATTACCGGACAGGATATCATCTGCCGTGAACTGGCACTTATAAAAGTAAAATCCACCCCTGCCAACCGCAGTGAAATAATGCAGATTGTAGATATTTTCCGGGCAAAGATAGTGGACGTAGCTTCCGATTCGTTGACAGTGGAAGTAACCGGAGATGAAGAAAAAGTAAATTCGCTATATAATCTGTTACGTGCATTTGGTATTAAGGAGATAACCCGTACGGGACGAATTGCCATGACCCGCGGCGGGCTTGCTACGGCTACCGAACTGCAATCATCTAAAGAATTAAAAACAAAAGAGTAA
- the leuC gene encoding 3-isopropylmalate dehydratase large subunit: MMNLVEKILAAHCGKTQVSPGDFINAKVDLVLANDITAPIAIKEFKKVGVSKVFDSKKIVFVPDHFVPNKDIASAEQVKMVREFAREQGILFFECGKMGVEHVILHEQGLVLPGDIVVGADSHTCTYGALGAFTTGMGSTDIAAAMATGEVWMKVPQTIKFNYSGKLPKWIGGKDLILYTIGQTGVDGALYSAMFFCGEAIEALSMENRFTMSNMAIEAGGKAGLFRVDEKTLEYVTPRAKRQYTVYDNDADASYAKTYNFDISKIEPQVSLPHSPANARPVSQIGKIKVDQVIIGSCTNGRLEDLAVSAKLLKGNVVHPDLRTIVIPGSQQVYLDALKAGYIETFINAGVAVSTPTCGPCLGGHMGILAAGERCLATTNRNFVGRMGSPKSEVYLAGPAVAAATAIKGYIAHPDEI; this comes from the coding sequence ATGATGAACTTAGTTGAAAAAATACTGGCCGCCCACTGCGGCAAAACCCAGGTCAGCCCGGGTGACTTTATAAATGCCAAAGTAGACCTGGTACTGGCTAATGACATTACCGCACCTATAGCCATTAAAGAATTTAAAAAGGTTGGAGTCAGCAAGGTATTTGACTCCAAAAAGATAGTCTTTGTGCCTGACCATTTTGTACCCAACAAGGATATTGCATCCGCCGAACAGGTTAAAATGGTGCGTGAATTTGCCCGTGAACAAGGGATACTCTTTTTTGAATGCGGGAAAATGGGCGTTGAACATGTAATCCTGCATGAGCAGGGTTTGGTATTGCCGGGTGATATTGTGGTAGGTGCCGACTCCCATACCTGCACTTACGGTGCACTGGGCGCTTTCACTACCGGCATGGGCTCAACCGATATAGCCGCCGCTATGGCTACCGGTGAAGTCTGGATGAAAGTTCCCCAAACTATCAAATTTAACTATTCGGGCAAACTGCCGAAATGGATTGGCGGCAAAGACCTTATCCTGTACACCATAGGGCAGACGGGTGTGGACGGGGCTTTGTACTCTGCCATGTTTTTCTGCGGTGAGGCTATTGAAGCGCTCTCTATGGAAAACCGCTTTACCATGTCCAATATGGCTATTGAAGCAGGCGGCAAGGCCGGGCTGTTCCGGGTTGATGAAAAAACTCTGGAATATGTAACCCCCAGAGCCAAACGCCAGTACACAGTTTATGACAATGATGCTGATGCGTCATATGCTAAAACATACAATTTTGATATTTCCAAGATTGAGCCACAGGTATCACTGCCGCATTCACCGGCAAATGCCCGCCCTGTCAGCCAGATTGGTAAAATTAAGGTTGACCAGGTTATCATCGGTTCCTGTACCAACGGGAGACTGGAAGACCTGGCCGTGTCTGCCAAACTGCTAAAAGGAAATGTGGTTCACCCTGACCTGCGGACTATTGTTATTCCCGGCTCACAGCAGGTATATCTGGATGCCCTGAAGGCAGGCTATATTGAAACCTTTATCAATGCCGGAGTTGCGGTTTCCACACCCACCTGCGGCCCTTGTCTGGGTGGACATATGGGTATTTTGGCGGCCGGTGAACGATGCTTAGCAACCACCAACCGCAATTTTGTAGGGCGCATGGGCAGTCCCAAGAGCGAAGTATATCTGGCAGGTCCGGCGGTTGCCGCTGCCACCGCCATTAAAGGATACATTGCCCACCCTGATGAAATTTAG